Genomic segment of Panicum virgatum strain AP13 chromosome 2K, P.virgatum_v5, whole genome shotgun sequence:
cgactctggtggctctctccgacGGAAAGcagactccggtcgcacccccgactctacatctctgtaagtcctacccttagaggcctagcagggaataaaaccttttgctttgtaactaggtagtacttccgtgtggtccagtccggtgagcctcccccgtggaggggtccggacctctgcgaaccaggttcagggaagcgtactcaccctccggggaggtccgagACGTGTAggcgcttagcctggttccttaccctaagcctgcatgctctacctccctagggcgagtaccgtagtacctaagactgggggcccggaggtccggacagctccgacctcgtaaacccgtgttctggcttacatcgcacatctcatgtacatctagttataaaggaaaattttattctcagttcgcctctaaggatgttacattccaatttcaatctacgcattctgtttgcgctaacccccacgtggcttcttactcttgtgcggtgattgtggtccgaattgagttggctagttagtgatttagctcgagacccctcatggaagagaggggttcggacgcctgggaacctgcaggttcagggaagggcactcattctccggggaggtccggagccgtgtagccacttagcctggttccgtaccctaagcctgcacgcaccacctcctgtgaatgagtgccgtagtacctaggattgggaacctggaggtccaggctttctcttaacctaaaggccggccccttgagctccgttcacttAACCTaactgtctatctcaaaggattacagccaacaggatttgggacccgtgggcacgctactaagcatctaccttgagtcatgtgcaggtccaaacgtgatgatgcagtaggtgacccaaaggagggacgacgcaggacaagacccttgcggtGCGCACTGCTaggcgccagaagcagccaagttgctcacagtagtggccccacatgcgggttcgttgcctctcccgaggcgggtccgggggcctctgtcggtaccctgcaataggggtacccactcctactgtgccaagactcgcgtagttatccgtaactacgccctaaggagctgagcagccggacccctggggtccggctccatctcaccggaccaacggtcccggacccgcttcccactCAGGGACGGGTccagtgtcaccacgtgtcccagaggtggaaatgctcagcacctgtagCCACGGActcggacccccgcaggtgggtccgggacctccacgtgccatccgaactcccgcagatgggtccgggacctccacgtgcttatccggacccccgtgagctctcggctcagctagctgctcgggaggggtccggagccgccacgtgtcacgcagacgcgggcgcaggcgcaagccttccctggaagctccctcacccacccgcattaagtgtgagtggttgaggcgggctctgctgcctctgggcacggggcagcttttgtcagtccacactgtggatcgccagttaccgaggcggctcgtcagttaccaaggcaagcattaaagactcagcgccgtgcgcatggcgacgagtcatgatgtcCAGCTATTgtctggagcaacagtgcacgctgctacagtgaacTGAGCCAGTAGTttggcgcttcatcatgacctcgacgcgcggctgcagaggctagactctactctgacaggacagcttaagaccatccctggtcagaagctacgcacagaagccAACGACAAGATCTctggatctgaggcattgaaggccaaagtgtagtttataatacatcaccGGGTCCACATATCGGGGGCCCGCTCAGTGTAcatgctccccttggacatataaaagggagagcacgcccccTAGAACACAGAGACACATcctcagactctctcgagactaagagaacacaagcaatacaacacagtggacgtagggtattatgctccggcggcccgaaccactctaaacctgctgtgttcatcgtgtgcttccagcgagatcgaactagtcctagctaacccccgagtactcaccctctgggcttaggcggatgcattacgccacccggctgtgggtttccACTCCACGACAAGTCCCATGAAAAGTAACACTGcactttattcaaaaaaaattaagctATGATTTCAAACACATTTCAAAGTTatatcaacaaaaaaaaagggtaAACGAAACAAAGTCAGCCAACTGTTTATGTGGGGTTAAAAGTAAAACACAACGATCACGGTCGTTTGCCTTTTAGGGCATGCACCCTTTGTGTACCTCAtcactattttttttcaaacgaaGTGTTCCTCATCACTATTTATTCGGTACTACGTACAAAAGCATTCATCCATGACAGCTCAAAATTTGTGGTCGTGCTTATTTGGAACAGTTTGTATGTTTCAGTGTTCGAGAAGAAGCGGACCACAAACTCTCTCCCCGTGCCGCCCTCCATCCTCCTCTAGAACAGCTCCCCACTACCGGATCTGCGGCCGACTTTTGCCCCTACCCTACCCCTAGCAAGCCCTTCACCACCTACGCACCGCCACCCTTCTCGTCTCAACTCCTGCCGCTGAATCTACCACCAAATATGCGGCTACCAAGCTTCGCCACTGTCTCCGCCACCAGCTTCACCACCACCGAAGCTTGCCATATTCCCCAACCGCCTACCCCATCCACTAGATGTCCGCTGCCATCCGTGGCCGGCGGCAGcatgccgccgcctcgccacccTGCTCACAACCCGTCGCCACCGTCGCCCCCAGGGCTTGTCCCTCTTCAGTTGGGAAACATCACTGGCGACAAGCCCCTCAAACCCCGATCCTGAAGCCCCCTGCCCTAACTGCGGAGAGGAGGCTGGCAAGCACCGCAAGCTTGAGGAAGTAGAAAGAAGATGCtagtttagttcgcgaaaatttGTGGggtttgatactgtagcacttttgttgtTAGTTGACAATTAATGTTCAGTTATggaaagattcgtctcgtcatttacagttaaaTTGTGCActgagttatttttttaactgcatttaaggCTCCACTTCATATATatgtccgaaaattcgatgtcATGGATACTGTTGgaaaatttttgagaactaaacatggctCAGTTGTTTGGGCTGAATTCGCTTCGGTTCAGGTGATGCAATGTATATCCACCGCAAGCTCGCACAAATATTTTGGAGTTGCTCACTCAGTTCACAACGAGGAGAACAAAAAACGAAGAAGCTTCTAGTATTGCTGCAACTGGCCCGTGGGCTCTTCCCCATCGGCCCGAAGCTCATGGCGTGCATCGCGCGGGGCCCACACACACCGGCAGGAGCCCACTGGTTGGGCCTAGGTCTGCGGCCCGCCCGTTCCAAGTTGtgcatttgatttgatttgatttttgcTGCACACTCCTTTGATTGATGATCCTAACGAAAATGCTACTGCATGGAATGGCTCAAAGTTTTGAAAGCATTGCCAACTCACAATTTCTGCCCTTGCTTTCCTTGCTGTAGTCTGAACATTCGCTGTGCCCATGATACTCGCAGCCCTCTGTTTCCAGGAATAGAAGGCCACCAAAACAAGGGCAGCAGCACTGAAACTTTGAAGAAAACATGTCCAGAAAGACATGGTCAAATCCTGAAATCCTGAGGCCGGGACTCGTCCAGCTGTGGTGGCCGTCAACGAAAACCGGAAAGCCATGCATGCGTGGTGGCTGAATCTGAACGACTCTTGGGATTGAATGGCGCGCAGAGGATGATCATCGCCATTAGTGGATGATCGGTTCTTCCATCCAGGGGTGGTTCGGCAGGTTGCATTGAGGTGGTCGTGAAGAACAACAGGCAACTAGAGAGATGTCTACGCTGCCGGGCTTCCTGTCCGTGCGCGTGCTGCGAGGGGCGAACCTTGTTAGCCGTGATGCAAAGGGTAGCGATCCCTATGTTGTGCTCAACCTGGACGGCCAGGTATACATGCATGTTGATCAACTTGATTTCAGAGCTACCTGATTCGTTCGATTTTCTGAACATCGTTGCTCtgactctttttcttttttggcttGCCATCTATTATCATTTATTACCGGTTCTTCAGAAACTGAAGACAGGCGTGATCAAGAAGACGGTTAACCCAGTCTGGAACGAGGATCTGACATTAGCTGTCAAGAACGCATCAACACCCATCAAGCTGGTGAGCATCTGCATCTCCTCGTCCGACCCAGTCCTTCAAATTCAATGACACCACTTGCGCGCACAACTGGAACGCAGGAGGTCTTCGACAAGGACACCTTCAGCAAAGACGACCAGATGGGCGACGCGGAGTTCGACATCGAGGCGCTGATGCAGATCATCCAGATGGACCTGGAGGACATCCGCAGCGGCACCGTGGTCCGCACCGTGCGCCCCGGCAGTCACTGCTGCCTGGCGGACGAGAGCCACATCGTCTGGGAGAACGGCCAGGTGGTGCAGGACCTCCTCCTCAAGCTCAGGAATGTGGAGACCGGCGTCGTGCACCTGCAGCTCAGATGGGTCAGCATCCCAGGTAACAACTCTGCAATAGCACTGCTACTACAAATTCAGACTTGCTCTAGACACAGCAACTTGCCAAGGACATATGAACTTTACATTCTCGCTGTAGTAGATCACAGATGGTGAGTGCTGATGAATTTCATTTTACGTCAGGCTGAAGAAACTGAACTGCTGTCATTGAATTTGCGCGATAGGTATGCAAACTTACAATGCTAATGGTCTGACTGTATCTAGTGCATCAGCATTGCCACTAGTAACATTATTTCATCTGGATTTTGCGCCACCGACAGAAGTTTAACTGACTCGATCTGGTATTGCAGATTTGGCCTGATACCCAGTGTGAGCATTAAGGGAGACGTCAATCAGACAAGCAAAACATCCATCCCGTATATCAGTCTgctagatgttttttttttaatttcagtACCTACTATTATTTCAGTATT
This window contains:
- the LOC120660188 gene encoding protein C2-DOMAIN ABA-RELATED 4-like; this translates as MSTLPGFLSVRVLRGANLVSRDAKGSDPYVVLNLDGQKLKTGVIKKTVNPVWNEDLTLAVKNASTPIKLEVFDKDTFSKDDQMGDAEFDIEALMQIIQMDLEDIRSGTVVRTVRPGSHCCLADESHIVWENGQVVQDLLLKLRNVETGVVHLQLRWVSIPG